Proteins encoded by one window of Pempheris klunzingeri isolate RE-2024b chromosome 14, fPemKlu1.hap1, whole genome shotgun sequence:
- the gdpd5a gene encoding glycerophosphodiester phosphodiesterase domain-containing protein 5 isoform X1, with protein MVKHQPLQVYEKQVFVSFVTGIYGCRWKRYQRSQDDSSRWECTWFVILCSSFLLLLFWAYFWLVAQNDFNEFNWSVYNRSGEWRDETIPILASTTVGFTYITFLMILALFHISLGQQLNLYWVHKIGVLAALLSTISGVISVDDIWGEEWDILLVSLQSTAPFLHIGALATVTALSWLVAGYVVRRERSNFQVMVLLIYAIVLLAICLAPLTFTCPCIMDRQSLKPRPDIIGRRGAPMLAPENTMVSFHRALQHGASSLEADVTISVEGIPFLMRDRTLRRTTDVSKVFPTRQYDDASFFNWTEIRSLNAGQWFLESDPYWTVKTLTARDRSRIGNQTVCSLVEMLRLAARTNSSALLNIRKPPPEHPRYRNWFMDTLWAVQKAGINQKRVRTVTWSPDTDRGKVRGLQQSSNERLSVEEIRQRGITSLTLHYSKASHKDIQEYLANNVSVTVYPVNEPWLFSILWCSGVPSVSSDAPQVLRKVPYPIWLMSQSAYNFIWIASDLVSLTIVIGIFCFQKWRMSGMQNYNPEQIMLSAVARRSSRDVNIMKEKLIFSELNNGLSSTEELSLYPENGYARYSHGGLSR; from the exons ATGGTGAAACACCAACCCTTACAGGTCTACGAGAAGCAGGTCTTTGTGTCCTTTGTCACTGGGATCTATGGTTGCCGCTGGAAACGCTACCAGCGTTCCCAAGACGACAGCTCCAGG TGGGAGTGTACATGGTTCGTCATCTTGTGCAGTTCTTTCCTTCTGCTTCTGTTTTGGGCCTACTTCTGGTTGGTGGCTCAAAATGATTTCAACGAGTTCAACtg GTCAGTGTACAACCGCTCTGGAGAATGGAGGGATGAGACGATCCCCATCCTGGCATCCACCACCGTGGGATTCACCTACATCACATTCCTAATG atTTTAGCCCTCTTCCATATATCACTGGGCCAGCAGCTGAACCTCTACTGGGTTCACAAG ATTGGAGTGTTGGCTGCGCTGCTCTCCACCATCTCTGGGGTCATCTCTGTTGATGACATATGGGGGGAGGAGTGGGACATCCTGCTCGTATCACTGCAG TCCACAGCACCTTTCCTCCACATTGGAGCCCTGGCAACCGTGACGGCTCTCAGCTGGTTGGTAGCTGGATATGTGGTCCGCAGAGAGAGATCCA ATTTCCAGGTGATGGTGCTGCTGATCTACGCCATCGTCCTCCTGGCTATCTGTCTGGCACCGCTCACATTCACCTGCCCCTGCATCATGGACCGGCAAAGCCTCAAGCCTCGACCAGACATCATTGGCCGACGAGGAGCTCCTATG CTGGCTCCAGAAAACACTATGGTGTCCTTTCACAGAGCCCTGCAGCATGGAGCCAGCTCCCTGGAGGCTGACGTCACCATCAG TGTGGAGGGGATTCCCTTTCTAATGCGAGACCGCACCTTGAGACGAACCACAGACGTCAGTAAGGTCTTTCCAACCAGACAGTATGATGACGCCTCCTTCTTCAACTGGACAGAGATTCGCTCCTTGAACGCAGGCCAGTGGTTCTTGGAG AGTGACCCCTACTGGACAGTAAAAACCCTGACCGCGAGGGACCGGAGCAGAATAGGCAACCAGACAGTTTGCAGTCTGGTGGAAATGCTGCGCCTGGCAGCCAGGACCAACAGCTCTGCACTGCTCAACATCCGCAAGCCTCCACCAGAGCACCCACGCTACCGGAACTGGTTCATGGACACGCTGTGGGCAGTGCAGAAAGCAGGGATTAACCAGAAGAGGGTGAGGACT GTGACGTGGTCCCCCGACACGGACAGGGGGAAGGTGCGAGGGCTTCAGCAAAGCTCAAATGAGAGGCTGTCAGTGGAAGAGATAAGGCAGAGGGGAATAACAAGCCTGACCCTCCACTACAGCAAGGCCAGCCACAAAGACATACA GGAGTATCTGGCCAATAATGTGAGTGTGACTGTCTACCCAGTGAATGAGCCCTGGCTCTTCTCCATCCTGTGGTGTAGTGGGGTGCCTTCTGTGTCCTCTGATGCCCCCCAAGTCCTCCGAAAGGTGCCTTACCCCATCTGGCTCATG aGCCAGAGCGCTTACAACTTCATCTGGATCGCTTCAGATCTGGTCTCCCTCACCATAGTCATAgggattttctgttttcagaa GTGGAGGATGAGCGGGATGCAGAACTATAACCCAGAGCAGATCATGCTGAGTGCTGTGGCCCGCCGCTCCAGTCGGGACGTCAACATCATGAAGGAGAAGCTCATATTCTCAG AACTTAACAACGgcctcagcagcacagaggagctcTCTCTGTATCCTGAGAACGGTTATGCGAGATACTCTCACGGAGGCCTCAGTCGCTGA
- the gdpd5a gene encoding glycerophosphodiester phosphodiesterase domain-containing protein 5 isoform X2 produces the protein MVKHQPLQVYEKQVFVSFVTGIYGCRWKRYQRSQDDSSRWECTWFVILCSSFLLLLFWAYFWLVAQNDFNEFNWSVYNRSGEWRDETIPILASTTVGFTYITFLMILALFHISLGQQLNLYWVHKIGVLAALLSTISGVISVDDIWGEEWDILLVSLQSTAPFLHIGALATVTALSWLVAGYVVRRERSNFQVMVLLIYAIVLLAICLAPLTFTCPCIMDRQSLKPRPDIIGRRGAPMLAPENTMVSFHRALQHGASSLEADVTISVEGIPFLMRDRTLRRTTDVSKVFPTRQYDDASFFNWTEIRSLNAGQWFLESDPYWTVKTLTARDRSRIGNQTVCSLVEMLRLAARTNSSALLNIRKPPPEHPRYRNWFMDTLWAVQKAGINQKRVTWSPDTDRGKVRGLQQSSNERLSVEEIRQRGITSLTLHYSKASHKDIQEYLANNVSVTVYPVNEPWLFSILWCSGVPSVSSDAPQVLRKVPYPIWLMSQSAYNFIWIASDLVSLTIVIGIFCFQKWRMSGMQNYNPEQIMLSAVARRSSRDVNIMKEKLIFSELNNGLSSTEELSLYPENGYARYSHGGLSR, from the exons ATGGTGAAACACCAACCCTTACAGGTCTACGAGAAGCAGGTCTTTGTGTCCTTTGTCACTGGGATCTATGGTTGCCGCTGGAAACGCTACCAGCGTTCCCAAGACGACAGCTCCAGG TGGGAGTGTACATGGTTCGTCATCTTGTGCAGTTCTTTCCTTCTGCTTCTGTTTTGGGCCTACTTCTGGTTGGTGGCTCAAAATGATTTCAACGAGTTCAACtg GTCAGTGTACAACCGCTCTGGAGAATGGAGGGATGAGACGATCCCCATCCTGGCATCCACCACCGTGGGATTCACCTACATCACATTCCTAATG atTTTAGCCCTCTTCCATATATCACTGGGCCAGCAGCTGAACCTCTACTGGGTTCACAAG ATTGGAGTGTTGGCTGCGCTGCTCTCCACCATCTCTGGGGTCATCTCTGTTGATGACATATGGGGGGAGGAGTGGGACATCCTGCTCGTATCACTGCAG TCCACAGCACCTTTCCTCCACATTGGAGCCCTGGCAACCGTGACGGCTCTCAGCTGGTTGGTAGCTGGATATGTGGTCCGCAGAGAGAGATCCA ATTTCCAGGTGATGGTGCTGCTGATCTACGCCATCGTCCTCCTGGCTATCTGTCTGGCACCGCTCACATTCACCTGCCCCTGCATCATGGACCGGCAAAGCCTCAAGCCTCGACCAGACATCATTGGCCGACGAGGAGCTCCTATG CTGGCTCCAGAAAACACTATGGTGTCCTTTCACAGAGCCCTGCAGCATGGAGCCAGCTCCCTGGAGGCTGACGTCACCATCAG TGTGGAGGGGATTCCCTTTCTAATGCGAGACCGCACCTTGAGACGAACCACAGACGTCAGTAAGGTCTTTCCAACCAGACAGTATGATGACGCCTCCTTCTTCAACTGGACAGAGATTCGCTCCTTGAACGCAGGCCAGTGGTTCTTGGAG AGTGACCCCTACTGGACAGTAAAAACCCTGACCGCGAGGGACCGGAGCAGAATAGGCAACCAGACAGTTTGCAGTCTGGTGGAAATGCTGCGCCTGGCAGCCAGGACCAACAGCTCTGCACTGCTCAACATCCGCAAGCCTCCACCAGAGCACCCACGCTACCGGAACTGGTTCATGGACACGCTGTGGGCAGTGCAGAAAGCAGGGATTAACCAGAAGAGG GTGACGTGGTCCCCCGACACGGACAGGGGGAAGGTGCGAGGGCTTCAGCAAAGCTCAAATGAGAGGCTGTCAGTGGAAGAGATAAGGCAGAGGGGAATAACAAGCCTGACCCTCCACTACAGCAAGGCCAGCCACAAAGACATACA GGAGTATCTGGCCAATAATGTGAGTGTGACTGTCTACCCAGTGAATGAGCCCTGGCTCTTCTCCATCCTGTGGTGTAGTGGGGTGCCTTCTGTGTCCTCTGATGCCCCCCAAGTCCTCCGAAAGGTGCCTTACCCCATCTGGCTCATG aGCCAGAGCGCTTACAACTTCATCTGGATCGCTTCAGATCTGGTCTCCCTCACCATAGTCATAgggattttctgttttcagaa GTGGAGGATGAGCGGGATGCAGAACTATAACCCAGAGCAGATCATGCTGAGTGCTGTGGCCCGCCGCTCCAGTCGGGACGTCAACATCATGAAGGAGAAGCTCATATTCTCAG AACTTAACAACGgcctcagcagcacagaggagctcTCTCTGTATCCTGAGAACGGTTATGCGAGATACTCTCACGGAGGCCTCAGTCGCTGA